One genomic region from Stackebrandtia nassauensis DSM 44728 encodes:
- a CDS encoding phosphotransferase, translating into MSEFMSPEQLADRTERALTAAAEAGRDLGLEVTEPTVLYDSFSVVVHLKPSPVVVRMPTVLPTFLTDLDTQSQRQRLELDVAGWLARQGLPVVTPSPLVPAEPVRRNGFSMTFWQFVEHDQSAEPDYVANAAAAAKLHHNLRDYPGQLSFMSVLDMIPSCLDELGAMPELIDAADLDRARAEWELLEPVLGSPEGFARAFPDAEVRPIHGDSPPFNMIPTADGLLYSDFEDPTLGPVEWDLTLVGPDGEAAYNEAAQALGMRTLDERLLAVLTSTRMLQVVACLAMVPQMPPMLDGLKEAMEHWRNLPLAGGLGEG; encoded by the coding sequence ATGTCCGAATTCATGTCGCCGGAGCAGTTGGCCGATCGCACCGAACGAGCGCTCACCGCCGCCGCCGAAGCGGGCCGGGACCTCGGCCTGGAGGTCACCGAACCGACGGTCCTGTACGACTCGTTCTCGGTCGTCGTCCACCTCAAGCCCTCGCCGGTCGTGGTGCGGATGCCGACCGTGCTGCCGACGTTCCTGACCGACCTGGACACCCAGTCGCAGCGGCAGCGCCTCGAACTGGACGTGGCCGGTTGGCTGGCGCGGCAGGGGCTGCCGGTCGTGACGCCCAGCCCGCTGGTGCCCGCCGAACCGGTGCGGCGGAACGGGTTCTCAATGACGTTCTGGCAGTTCGTCGAGCACGACCAGTCCGCCGAGCCGGACTACGTCGCCAACGCCGCGGCGGCGGCGAAGCTGCACCATAACCTGCGCGACTATCCCGGGCAACTGTCGTTCATGTCCGTCCTGGACATGATTCCGTCCTGTCTGGACGAGCTCGGCGCGATGCCGGAGCTCATCGACGCGGCCGATCTCGACCGGGCCCGCGCGGAGTGGGAACTGCTGGAGCCCGTCCTCGGTTCGCCCGAGGGATTCGCGCGCGCGTTCCCCGACGCGGAGGTGCGGCCGATCCACGGCGACTCGCCGCCGTTCAACATGATCCCGACCGCCGACGGCCTGCTGTACTCCGACTTCGAGGATCCGACGCTGGGCCCGGTGGAGTGGGACCTGACCCTGGTGGGCCCCGACGGCGAGGCCGCCTACAACGAGGCGGCCCAGGCCCTGGGGATGCGGACCCTGGACGAGCGGCTGTTGGCAGTGCTGACCTCGACGCGGATGCTTCAGGTGGTGGCGTGCCTGGCGATGGTGCCGCAGATGCCGCCGATGCTGGACGGCCTCAAGGAAGCGATGGAGCACTGGCGGAACCTGCCGCTGGCGGGCGGCCTGGGCGAGGGCTGA
- a CDS encoding DsbA family protein encodes MVLVGALVATVMIISRDYPVRQPKADSTKTALVLAEKDKKPKVKLELYEDFICPACGKFQTDNGDAIQQAVEAGQVELTFHPLNFLAGASSTNYSLRSASAATCAADEGKFFDYEKQLFANQPPEGGEGLSDKELIGFGEDVGLSGKFSKCVKDQKYYGWVNQVTTAASDDGIDSTPTALIDGKKVETKNFTTEFAKVLKEAYPDSEKDDEKKKD; translated from the coding sequence GTGGTACTGGTGGGAGCGCTGGTCGCGACCGTCATGATCATCTCCCGTGACTACCCGGTGCGCCAGCCGAAGGCGGATTCCACGAAGACGGCACTGGTCCTGGCCGAGAAGGACAAGAAACCCAAGGTCAAGCTGGAGCTGTACGAGGACTTCATCTGCCCGGCCTGCGGCAAGTTCCAGACCGACAACGGCGACGCGATCCAGCAGGCCGTCGAAGCCGGACAGGTCGAGCTGACGTTCCACCCGCTGAACTTCCTGGCGGGCGCCTCGTCCACCAACTACTCACTGCGCTCGGCCTCGGCCGCCACCTGCGCCGCCGACGAGGGCAAGTTCTTCGACTACGAGAAGCAGCTGTTCGCCAACCAGCCGCCCGAGGGCGGGGAAGGCCTGTCCGACAAGGAACTCATCGGTTTCGGTGAGGACGTCGGACTCAGCGGCAAGTTCTCCAAGTGCGTCAAGGACCAGAAGTACTACGGCTGGGTCAACCAGGTGACCACCGCCGCCTCCGACGACGGCATCGACAGCACCCCGACGGCTCTCATCGACGGCAAGAAGGTCGAGACCAAGAACTTCACCACCGAGTTCGCGAAGGTTCTCAAGGAGGCCTACCCGGACTCCGAGAAGGACGATGAGAAGAAAAAAGACTAA
- a CDS encoding zf-HC2 domain-containing protein — translation MDCTNARAALSAQLDGEPIAEAEPLRLHLAGCVECRGWKQRAEALTRTASTAFASTPDLTVGVLEAVSAADNAANARARARARVLRWAVGIAAVAQLVLAIPALMAATGFSDFSAVHASREMASFDIAVAVGFLLAAIRPERARAFVPVACVLALCLAVTSGIDMASGATALADETGHIVAAVQAVLLWALGRVHPRDGSAAARTVTA, via the coding sequence ATGGACTGTACGAATGCGCGCGCCGCGCTGTCGGCACAGCTGGACGGCGAGCCGATCGCCGAGGCCGAACCGTTGCGACTGCACCTGGCCGGTTGCGTCGAGTGCCGGGGCTGGAAGCAGCGGGCCGAGGCCCTGACCCGGACCGCGAGCACCGCGTTCGCGTCGACCCCGGACCTGACGGTCGGGGTGCTGGAGGCGGTCAGCGCCGCCGACAACGCGGCGAACGCTCGCGCTCGGGCCCGGGCGCGGGTGCTGCGCTGGGCGGTGGGCATCGCCGCGGTGGCGCAGTTGGTGCTGGCGATTCCGGCGTTGATGGCGGCCACGGGATTCAGTGATTTCTCCGCGGTGCACGCCAGCCGCGAGATGGCGTCCTTCGACATCGCGGTCGCGGTGGGTTTCCTGCTGGCCGCGATCCGGCCGGAACGGGCCCGCGCCTTCGTCCCGGTCGCGTGCGTGCTGGCGTTGTGCCTGGCGGTGACCAGCGGGATCGACATGGCCTCGGGTGCCACGGCGCTGGCCGACGAGACCGGCCACATCGTGGCGGCGGTGCAGGCGGTGCTGTTGTGGGCGCTGGGCCGGGTCCATCCCCGCGACGGCTCGGCCGCCGCCCGCACGGTCACGGCCTGA